The genomic DNA ACAATCGCATCACAGGAGTCGCTTACAGCCCCGATGGCACGCGTATTGCCACTGCGAGTACAGATTGGTCCGTGCGAGTGTGGGATGCGACAACGGGAATACAGTTGCTTCAGTTTACTGCACATAAAGGAGGATCTAACAGAGTATCGTTTAGTCCGGACGGGACGCGGCTTGCGTCGTGTGGCGGTGATCAGACCGTGAAGATATGGAATGTAGAAACGGGTAAGCAGATCCTGCTTTTGACGGGGCACACAGGTCGTGTAAACAGCGTTTCGTACAACGCCATCGGGACTCGCCTTGCGTCAGCGGGTGACGACAAGTTGGTGAAGGTTTGGGACGCAAAAACAGGACAGCTGATCCATTCACTAACTGGACACACGGGACCCGTCCACGACACTTCTTTCGGGCTAGGCGACAAGCTTGCGTCGGTCAGCAGAGATAGAACGTTGAGGATTTGGGACGCGGAGACGGGGCTGGAGACTCAAACGAATCTTTCAAACACGTCAGATATTTATCGCGTAAAGTTCAGTCCCAACGGCACGATACTTGCGACCGCTGAAGAGGAATCCGTGAAAGTTCGCGATGCGGCGACGGGGCAGATAAAGGACACGCTGGACGGCCACCTCACCACTGTCCATAGCCTCGCATTCAGCCCTGACGGCACGAAGCTCTGCTCGGGGAGTTGGGACCGAGCAATCAAAATCTGGGACATGGCAACTGGAGATGAACTCCTCACACTTAGAGGGCACGGCGGCCCCGTCTTCGACGTTTCATTTGGTTCCGACGGAACGCGTTTGGCGTCGGCAAGTGGGGATCATACAGCGAAGGTTTGGGACGTGTGCTCCAGTCGAGAGTCCCTCATCCTAAGCAACAGTAAAAGGAAATCGGTTCGATCTGTTTGCTTTAGCCCTGACGAAAAGTTATTGGCATCTACCACATGGGGAAACGAGTTGATTGTCTGGGACGCGGTCGCGGGCCAGGAAAAAATCGCGATACGCAACGATGTTGGGCTTCTCAAGTGTTTGGCATTTAGTCCGGACGGAACCCGATTAGCGAGTGGTGGAAACGACAGCCTTGTGAGGATTTGGGACCCTTCCTCTCTACAAGAAAAACAAACGCTTAAGGGTCACGTCGGCAAAGTCACAAGCGTGTCGTTCAGTCCTGATGGGACGGTGTTAGTCTCAACAAGCGAAGACCGAACAGTCAAAGTGTGGGATGCAGTAACCGGCGAGAATACCCGCACACTCGAACGACACAGCGATATAGTTCAACACGCTGCGTTTCGCCCAGATGGTTTGAAGCTAGCAACCGCCAGTACGGATAAAACCGTGAAGTTGTGGGACACCACTACATGGCAAGAGACTGGCACGCTCAATGGACACGACATCGAAGTCACTTTCGCAGTGTATTCGCCCGACGGAGGTCGCCTCATCACAGCAGATGGTCGCGGATTGGTAAAAGTCTGGGATGAGGCTAGCGGCCAGTTGATTCAGTCGTTGGCCAGCCATACCGATAGGATCAGCGCATTAAGTTTCTGTTCAGACGGTAGCCGCATTGCGTCGGTGAGTCGCGATGGATCGGTAAAAGTTTGGGACGCGGAAACATGGCAGGAGACACTGTCGCTGAACGGATTTGATAAACAATTAAACGATGTGTCGTTCAATTCCGAAGGCACGCAACTGATCACGGCGGATACATCCTGCAATTTAAGAGTGTGGGACGCACGACAGTGGACTCCAGAGTTGCGAATGCAGGCATATACCCGCAGCTACCTGACAGTGCACCGCGACCGAGCTAAGTCGCTGGAAGAACTTCGCGCGTCGATTCGCGACGATAAAACGATCAACGATACCGTCCGCCAGCAAGCAAGTGATTGGGCGGAACTGTTTTGGAAGAACCGGAATTGATGAAGCAGTTCTGTGGTGAAAGCATCTGTGATGATGCACGATGGTGATACTGGACCATAGAATTGCTATCCTCTGTTGCTGGAATGCTCCCCAGATTACAAACCGCTGTTCAGGCTCTCACATCGCAAAGTGGGTGCCGTCATCGGATGGCACCCACGGGGACCGCCTCGCAAACGCTGTCACGGCTACGCCAGGATCTCCTTGACGATACGGCCATGCACGTCGGTCAATCGAAAATCGCGGCCGGCGTGGCGGTAGGTCAAGCGTTTGTGATCGATCCCCATTTGATGCAGGATTGTGGCGTGCAAGTCGTGGACGTCGATCTTGTCGCGGACGATGCTGCGTCCCAGTTCGTCGGTCTCGCCGAGCACAAAGCCTGCTTTGACGCCACCGCCGGCCAACCAGATCGAAAAGCAATCGCCGTGGTGCCCGCGGCCGAACTTGCCTTCTTTGGTCGGGGTGCGGCCGAACTCGGTAGCCCAAACGATTAACGTCTCATCCAACATTCCACGCTGCTTGAGATCTTGGATCAACGCGGCCAGCGGTTGATCCGCGGCCTTGGCCAACGGTTGGTGCTCTTTCATGTCGCCGTGCGAATCCCAGTTCGGCCGCGATCCGCTGTCGACCAATTCGATAAACCGCACGCCTCGCTCGGCCAATCGACGCGCGATAATGCACTGCCAAGCGAAGCTCTTCGTTTCCCCTGGCTTCAGCCCATACATCGACAGCGCCCGTTCATCCTCGTTGCTCAAATCAAACGCTTCAGGTCCCGCGGTTTGCATTTGAAACGCGGTCTCATAGCTCTTGATCCGAGCGGCCAATTGGGAATCGTCGCGGCGGCTTTGTAAGTGCTTTTGGTTCAGCGAATCGACAAGCGACAGTTCCATCTGCTGGATCTTTTGCCGAGTCGTTCGCGGCGCCAGATTCGCGATCGGTTCGGTCCCAGGAATGACTCGCGTTCCTTGATGATAAGCGGGTAAAAAATCGCTGGCGTAAACCTGCGTGCCGCCATAAGGAAGATGGGGCGCAATCACGATGAAGGAAGGCAGGTTCTGGTTGACCGTCCCTAGGCCGTAGCTGAGCCACGATCCCATGCTCGGCCGGGCGAACGTTGGCGAACCGGTATGCATCCCGACAGCCGCTTCGGTATGGTCGAAGTGAGCCGACTTCATCGACCGGATCAGACAGATCTCTTCCATCGAATCGCGGAGGTGAGGGAACAGATCGCTGACGACCGTCCCCGTCTTCTTGGCTGGCCGAGTGGGGAAGACGCATCCCATCAACTTGTCCTTGCCGCTGCCATCGCGTCCCTTTTTCGACGACTTGGGATCGAAGCTGTCGATGTGGGAAACACCGCCGGTGGCAAAGACCATGATCACCCGCTTTGCTTTGGCAGGAAAATGAGGCGACTTGGGTGTCAGCGGTCCCATGGCGGGAGCCTCCGCCGCCGCCAGGTCCGACAGAACGGCAGGGAACAGGATCGAGCTGCCGATCAGCGAACGAAGGCATTGCCGACGCGTCGGTTCGATAAAATTCATCACATCCAACCTTTGACTACCATGGCTCAATCGACATACAAAAATTCGTTCGTGCGGAACAGCGATCGGACAAGCGCGGTCCAAGCTTCTTGTTCACGCTTCGCAGCATCATCAACAGAATCTCGCAATTGATCGTCCAGCGAACGCAACCACTCCATCACGCCATCGCGTTCGGACTGCGATGGCGGACGCCCAAAAGCTAGTTCAAAGGCATAGGGCAACCGTTCGCTGGCGTCCTTCTTTTCCGCAATCAACCGCGCTGCAAACTTCTCCGCTCGCTCATGCACAAACGGGTCGTTGATCAGATACAGCGACTGGACCGTCGTCACGCTGCTATCGCGCGCGGCGGTGCTGGCGTTCTGATCAGGGCCGTCAAATGTGGTGAAGAAGGGACGCGCGTTCAGCCGCGCCATCATCAGATAGACGCTCCGCTTTTTCGAATCGTAGCTGTCGCGGAACGGATGGTGTTGCGTGTACTTCCACTTCTCCGCCGGAGGAAACGGATGGGGGTCGCGCAGCATCTGCAAGTCCAACTCGCCGCTTAACAACAGCATCGTGTCGCGCAGCGTCTCCGCTTCCATCCGCTGTCGGGGAAATCGCCAATGGAGTTCGTTGTTCGGATCGACCGCCAGAGCTTTCGTGTTGCCATCGGCTTGCGAACTCAATTGATAGGTGCGGCTGAGCATGATCCGGCGGTGAAGCGATTTGATCGACCAACCCTCTTCGATGAACCGAGACGCCAACCAGTCGAGCAACTGCGGATGGCTGGGCGCCACGCCGCGGATCCCGAAGTCGCTGGGCGTCTTCACAAGTCCGCTGCCGAAATGATATTGCCAGATCCGGTTCGCCATCACTCTTGCGGTCAGCGGATTGTCGGCGGCAGTCATCCACTGCGCCAACTGCAACCGACCGCTCGACTGCGTCGCCTGTTCGGGAAGCATCTGCCCACCGAGGACCTCTAAGAACTTGCGAGGCACGATATCGCCGGGTTGATCGGGTTCGCCACGCTGCTGCAAATGGACGTCATTTGCGTTTCCATCAGCCATCGCATACGCCAACTCTTTTCCCGGTTTGCCGCCGTCGACGAGAGCGACAAAGTCGCGTGGCTTCTGATCGAGTTCGATCCCCGGAAACGGATACCGCGTGCTTGCGAAGATGCCATACAAACCGTAATAGTCGTCCTGCGAGATCGGATCGAACTTGTGGTCGTGGCAGCGAGCGCAGGCGACGGTCATCCCGAGCACCGTGCGGCCCAGGTTGTCGATCGTATCCTCGATCGTCAAATGCTGCGGGTAGTTTTTGATGACCGATCCAAATCGGCGCGAACTCGCCAGGTAGCCGGTGGCAATCGTCTGCTCGTTCTTCTGCACATCGCTTTCGGCGGGCATCAGATCCCCGGCGATCTGTTCTTGTAGAAAGCGATCGTACGGTTTGTCGGCGTTAAACGAATCGATGATGTAGTTGCGGTACAGGTAGGCTTCGGGGATGGGGAAGTCGGAGTTGTCGCCAGCGGTGTCGGCGTACCGAACCAGATCCATCCAATGCCGCCCCCATCGTTCACCATAACGAGGCGATCGGAGCAACCGTTCGACAACCTTGGCAAAAGCGTCCGCCGAATCATCCGCCACGAAGGCTTCGATCTCTTGCGGCGAAGGGGGCAAACCGGTCAGATCGAATGTCGCCCGGCGGATCAGCGTCCGCTTGTCGGCATCGCCAGTTGGAACCAGGCCGCGGCTGTCGAGCTTCTCCGCAATGAACCGATCGATCTCGGTTACCGCCCAATCGGACGACGGCGTTGGAACCGTCGGATCGGACAACGGTCGAAGCGACCAGAACTGCCTCGCCTTTTCGACATCGATCTTTTTGCGAACGAATCGCGTCGCGGTCGTTCGCGGGTCGGGAGCGCCCATCGCGACCCAGCGTTCCAAATCGGCGACGTCCGCGGACGATAGTTTTTCATCTGGCGGCATCTCCATCCCATCGGCGTACCGTACCGCTTGGATCAGGAGGCTGTGATTGACGTCGCCGGGAACCACCGCCGGTCCATTGGTTCCCCCGCGTCGCAGCGTCGGCCGCGAATCGACTAACAAACCGCCCTGCAGATCATCGCTCTCGCTGCTATGGCATTCGTAACAATGCTTTACTAACAGCGGTCGGATCCGGGTCTCGAAGAACGTCAGTTGATCGTCCGTAATCGGAGCCTCGTGCGAACCGTCGTGTTTGCCGCGCCAAAGTTCGACGCCTGAGAAGTTCGCTGCGCCACCGCGGCTTGTCAGTTCGATCGTCCCTTGGGTGACGTCGACGTACCACGGCCCAAGACGTTCCCAATGCCCGGCGGCACCGCTGGAAAACTGAGAGACCACGGTTTTACCATCGACGCGAATTTCAAACGTTTCACTTCGGTTGTCCTCCCAAACGTATAGAAAGACCGTAAACGTTTCGTTGGGCAGGTTCTTCAGCAGCACGCGATTCCCGTTCCACCGACTGCTGCGAATCATCAGCGCCCGCTGCGGATCGGTCGCAGGGACAAGTGCGACACCTTGTTGTTCAAAGGCCTTGTCCTTGCACTCGTAATTCCCCGACTCCTTCCCTTCCCAACGATTCCCATCGATCAGTACGGCGGGGCCATTGAGATTCAGCCCACGAAAGAAGCTTGCCGTTTCATCGGCCGAAGCTGCTGAAGCAAACGTAACTATTGCGAGTATCAACCCACCACGCATAACAACCGTAGATAGCACTCGCAAACACTCCATGGATCGATGGCCGAGGGAATTCGCAATTCAAAAGTTGCCGCCGCAGGATGCGGAGGTATTCCGTATCCACGCCTTGGCCGGTGGCTGGAATGAAAACCACATCGAAGAACAAGCCTTCTCTCGATCGCTACTCCAGCTTCCGACCGACAGCGAGACCGATTATACGGAGTGCGAAATCGCAAGTCACGCGTAATACGACCTGGTGCTTTCGTTTCGAGCAGCCATGTTGCCGCGGAGCCGATCGGTAGCCCCGTCGATTGAAAATTCGTTGACCGCGGCGGGTAAACGTGCAACACCCTGCAGAACCGAGCCAGAATCCTCGGAATATGCCAAATAGTTGTGTTGTAGCGAACGCCCGGCAGGGGGCCTTTCCAAGTCGGACGATTTTGGTTGCCATGCTCTCTTTTACTAGGTACCGTTCGGCGTCGTTCTCTTGTTCCAAGGTTCCCGCCAGCGATCCAACATGGCCTCCCTCGCAACCACAACCGCCCCTGCTCGCGCCGCAGGTCTGGACCGCGTCTGGCGAGTTGGCAAGCATGTGGCGGAGCTGGATGGTTTGCGGGGCTTTGCAATTTTGATCGTGACGCTGTATCGATTCTCCAAAGAGATACCGACGGATTCATCGGTCGGGCATCTGATGCACCTGGGGGCGAGTTTCGGCAGCCGAGGCGTGGAGCTCTTTTTTGTCCTCTCTGGATTCTTGATCACGGGGATCCTGATCGACGGCAAGGACCAGCCCCACTACTTCCGAAACTTCATTGCACGACGCAGCCTGCGGATCTTCCCGCTCTACTTCGCAACCTTGATCGCGTTGGTCGTCGCCGCCCATTTCGTTCCCGCGATGCGAACGATGTTTCACGATGCGATCGACAATCAATTCTACCTTTGGACCTATCTGGTCAACGTGAAGATGAGCTTCGCCGATCAGTGGTGTTTTGGATACCTGGACCATTTTTGGTCGCTGGCGGTCGAAGAACATTTTTACCTAGTCTGGCCGTTTGTCCTGTACCTGATCTCCAACAAAGTCGCCCTTCGCACGGCGGTCGGTTTGGCGATCGTCAGTGCCACTTCGCGGATCGCGTTTGTCCTACTGAGCGACAACGGAGTCGCACCCGATGTCCTGACGTTGTTCCGCTGCGATGCGTTGTTGATCGGAGCGGCGATCGCGTTGATCGCTCGCCAGCCCCGAGGACTCGAACCGCTCCGGCGCTGGCTGCCGGTGACGACTATAATTGGCGGGCTGTTCGTGCTTGCTTGCGGAATCACGGAGAAGCGGTTCTTCACGATACCGCTGACGATCTGGCCGATCGTTTGGGGTGGGATCCTGATTGGGTTGCTCACAGCCAATCGATCCGCGCCACTGGCTCGCTTCTTCAACCTCAAATTTTTGCGGACGCTTGGCAAATACAGCTACGCCATGTACGTCTTCCAAAATCCATTGATCCCACTCACCTCCGCTGTCGTTTCGGTCGCCGCGTTTGAAACGCTGGTCGGTGGGGCGCTGCTTGCAAACGTGCTCTACATCGCAGTGATGTTCGTCCTGACCTATGCGGCGGCGGTGCTCAGTTGGAACGTGTTGGAACGCCACTGTCTACAACTGAAACGCTGGTTTCCCACCGGGGCATCCAGCGACGTGCCCGTTGTCAAAAACAACCAGTCCACCACGGGCACGTTCGTCCCGACGAACGCTCCGGCGAACTGAGCCTCGACGAAATGCGACGGCTACCAATTGATTTGGTGCATCGAACGGATCATCCCAACGCGGCGTGGACCTTCGTCACGAGCCCGTTGTCGCGATCATCGCTACCCGGTAACAGAAACGCCGCGTTGGCGAGGAAGGCGTTGCGAAAGGCGGGGGAGACCGCGTAAAAATCTTCCAGCACCGCAGAACTAAATTTGTAGTCGTGCGAATCGTTTCCCTTTAAGAAGACCAACCGCCGCGCGGCATTGATCACCGATTCGGGCGGACCGCCTCCCTTCAAATAACCGAGCATCTGCGTCGCCGCTTGCTCGCGATCGCTCGAGACCGTGCGGAAGATCGTCTCAAGATCGGCTTCGGTCTTCCCACCGGCCTCCGCTGGTGTGGCATCGATCCGCAGATCGGCGATCTTTCCTCGCGACCGCATCGATTCGCGGAAGTAGGGAATAAAGGCCGCATTTTGCAGCAGCAATTCGCGACGCGTTTGATCGCGGAACGCCGTTCGGTAAGCGTACTGCATCGCGTTGGTTGCTGTCGCCGAATGCAACGCGATGATCCCCGGCTGTTGGCCGATCATCTCACCGGCGGACAAGAAGATCGCATCGGCGATCGATTGTGGCGCGATCCCGTCGGCAAGCATCTGCACGCTGGCGTCGACAGCTTCGTTGGGCGACGCGCTGCGCAACGTATCCAACAAAGACAACGTCGCCGCGGAATCGATCCGACCATGATTCCAGTCCTCACCTAGCGTCGAAAGCTTTTCCTGCGTCACTCGCCAGGCGGCGTCGGGTCCAAGGTCATGCTCGGCTGGATTCGGTTCGCCGTTGTGATTCAACATAGCGTAGGCGAGTGAACGGAGAACCGGTTCGGCGTATCGCCAGCCGATACATTGCAGCGTCCGGTACGCGTTGGCCACGTAGATCGCTTTGTGACCAATGCTGCGATAGTCGCGGCAACCGTAGTGAGCCAACAGGTCGAAGACTTCCGCAGCGCTAGCCGATCGGCAGAGCGAGGCGATCGCGACATCGGCCGCTTCGACATCCCATGCATCCATCGCCTCACGAAACGCTTGGTTCGCACGATGCGACGGTGGCAGCTTCGCCTCATCGACCGCCGCCATGGTCCAATCTCCCTCGCGGACATCGCGTGCCTGAGCCGACTTAAAATAGTCCAGCGCCCAAAAGATCGGCAGCCAACGGTCGCTATCGGGAGCGGCGACGCTGGCGAGGTGTGCGGAATTGACAACCAAAACGGCGTGAAACTTAAAACCAACGCTCGGTCGCGGTTGGATGTTCCGCACCCCAGCCAACAACAGCGCCGCGAGCACTTCTTGGTAACTGGTTCCCGATTGAATCTTCGCTGCAAACCGCTCGATCACTTGTTCCCGCGGCGTCTCTTCCAACAACCGGACCAACGGTTCGATGTCGGGCGAAAATTGAACCGCCGACGCGCCGAGTTGCGTTTCCGCTGCCGATACCGAAGGCAAACGGCCGAGAAAATCGAGCTCGTTTAGTGTCAGCACCGCCCCCGCAGCACCCACCGACTTAAAAAACTGTCGCCGTTGAGGAACGTTCATCCGTCGTCTCCCGCCTTGAATTCGAAGCGTCGGAAAAACCGCTCGGCCTACCGATCGCTATCAGAGAAATTCCAGGGCGACGTCTCGCGTGAACCTAAGTTTCATCAACAGCGAAGACATCGTTCGACGCCATCCCATCGCCCAACCGCAAAATCATTATACGGCATCCCCGAAGGATCTCCCCAATAGAATCTCACCGATTACGGGACGCTTCCCCATTCGCCTAAACGGTCGCGTCGATCACGGTGGCAATGATTCGTCTGCTTTCATCTCGCGTCAGGATCGCGGTCCAACGATGGCCGGCCATCGCTGGCAACTGGGCAAGCAAGTTGCCGGCGGTATCGGCGGTCGCTTGTCCCTCGCCGTCACAGGCGGTGACGCGGACGTTTTTCCAGTCACCCAACAGCCCCAGGCCGGTCGCTTTGGCGACTGCCTTCTTCGTCGCGAGGATCGCAGCGAAGCAGCGCTCACGGTTTTCGCACGCCGACAAAAGCGAGACCTCTTCGGGCAGCAACGCTTCGGCAACTTGAGCCTCGTCGAAGTCGGCGATCGGCTGAACCGCAACGCCAACGCGGCGGGCTGTCGATGCAATCGCGTAGCTGATTTTGTTGCAATGAGCTACCGAGATGTTCGGCATCACCGCGTCGGCCGATGGCACGTCACCCGCGCTTGGATGTTTAGCTCGCCTTGGCAACGCATAAGGTCGGCCGTTGTCATCGTGCCGCGTGTCGATATCGGACATGTACAGCCGCTGACCGTGCTGTTGATGCCACAAACGACGAACGGCATCCTTGGCGACGACGCGGCCAAAGACCCAGCGAACCTTCTCGGCGTGAGGGATTTGCGCGTCGATGAAGTCTTCGTATTCCTGTTCGCTCAACAACACTTCGGCTGCCGCTCGCAACAGCGTCGGTTGCGACAGGTCGTCCAACCAAGCGAACCTCGCGGTGGCGATCGCATCATCCGCCGCCGAAGCCTGCGTCGAAAACTCTTCCGACAAATGGTAGACGTTCTTGGGGCCGTGGAAATTGACTTCGTGAAACGGCAGATAGAAACGCCACAGTCGCACGCCGTTGATGCGATTCCAAACGCGTCCCTCGCCGTCGATCGAAACGACCGAATGAGTGAAGTGCCGCGGCGATTGCTCGTCCAAACTCCCGTGGCATTCAAACCGTGTTCCCACTGCGGGCCGCGGTCCGAAGAACTCGACGCTCTTCACCTCAAACGGCAACATGATCCGCCCCGTCTGGTCGGGCTGTTCCAGATGCCAGGCCGCGTTGGGATGCATCGCGACATCCAACAGCACCGGATCGCCAAGGAATTCGACCGGCCGATCGTCGCGGAACAGCTCATCCCGCGGCAGGACTTCGATCGTTGATTCGATTCCTTGTTTGCCGATCTTCGCCAGGCTGCGGACGCCTTGAAACAACTCGCCGTGAAACAAATTGTTATACATCGTCTTCAGCGTCGTCTCGCACTGCTGGGCGTCGGTCAGTTCCAACGGCTGGGCGAGCGGAGCTTCCGGATACGCAGCGGCCAGGGTCACGGTGCCAACAGCCGCCAGCTTCGGTTTGTCACCAAACGGCTCTTCCCGGTTCCCGGTGTCCATCACACGGACCAGCACGCGCGTCGTCGCGTCGTCGTCCGATGGCATCAAGGTCGCTTCGATCCGGATCGTGATCGGATCGCGCTCGTAAAACGCTAACCATCGCGACAACTGGACTCGGCTGATCGAACAGACGACCCGTTCGGGAGCCAGCTGCAGCGCCGCCTCCATCATCATCTCCAGCGTAAACGTCATCGGCATCACCGGCAGCCCACATTGCTCGGGCCGGATCGCGCTCACCTCGCGGCCGCCGACGGTATGATGCGTCGCGTAATGTTCGATCGCTGGATCGAGCAGCCGATGCATGACCAGATGCATTCCCGGTTCGAACTCGCTGACTTCGCCCAACAGCGGCAATTCGGGACGGGGCAATCCTCCTCCGCCGCCGCTCGCCGCTTCCTCAAACGCATGCTCCTCGCCCGACCATAGGCTTTCATTCGCCAGAATGTCATCGGTGGGCAGCGCCGCCGCGGCGGCCAGGCGACGTCGCGATCGATTTCCGGCCGTCGCACGTCGTCCGCCGCGAGGACCGATCGTCCGCCCCGCGTTCTTGGCGACGAGAAACTGCTGCATCACATCGCTCTGTTCCGCCAGCAACTGCTGCATCGTTTCCAGATG from Rosistilla carotiformis includes the following:
- a CDS encoding acyltransferase domain-containing protein, with amino-acid sequence MTDTNASSDRLKPYVIAAESQPQLVANLRALAGGESATSDPHAPERLLIVADSEETLRLLATRAADRLERRPDKPIHDVGGIYYYPEPLGLSGGIAWLFPGEGAQYLGMLQGLDSQWPEVESVLQQCDGFARQIGPPFHSLRYFIDGWQQDDRDRAEQLLRRLDNAMLSVLSAGWCLSEVAKMLGVPMQAAAGHSAGELAALMTAGSMELTTELPMFANVMNQMEVQSGGGDAELLAVAAAADKVQPVVFQTLSMAGMSDQAMVAMDNCPHQSIVVGRREATRRVREAIEKAGWIVEALSLQQPYHTPMFAPLMDPLRAAFDRVGFRSPDVPLYSCATGERFPDDSDQIRQLSLAHWHNPVRFQSLIQQMYADGVRLFLEVGPRGNISSFVADILRGQPHAAIPMDTPRLSTADQIVHVAAQLAAHHVPIQLEALDLQFRQAQGNSFVQPSPREEVAAAIAPGSVSVMSSHLETMQQLLAEQSDVMQQFLVAKNAGRTIGPRGGRRATAGNRSRRRLAAAAALPTDDILANESLWSGEEHAFEEAASGGGGGLPRPELPLLGEVSEFEPGMHLVMHRLLDPAIEHYATHHTVGGREVSAIRPEQCGLPVMPMTFTLEMMMEAALQLAPERVVCSISRVQLSRWLAFYERDPITIRIEATLMPSDDDATTRVLVRVMDTGNREEPFGDKPKLAAVGTVTLAAAYPEAPLAQPLELTDAQQCETTLKTMYNNLFHGELFQGVRSLAKIGKQGIESTIEVLPRDELFRDDRPVEFLGDPVLLDVAMHPNAAWHLEQPDQTGRIMLPFEVKSVEFFGPRPAVGTRFECHGSLDEQSPRHFTHSVVSIDGEGRVWNRINGVRLWRFYLPFHEVNFHGPKNVYHLSEEFSTQASAADDAIATARFAWLDDLSQPTLLRAAAEVLLSEQEYEDFIDAQIPHAEKVRWVFGRVVAKDAVRRLWHQQHGQRLYMSDIDTRHDDNGRPYALPRRAKHPSAGDVPSADAVMPNISVAHCNKISYAIASTARRVGVAVQPIADFDEAQVAEALLPEEVSLLSACENRERCFAAILATKKAVAKATGLGLLGDWKNVRVTACDGEGQATADTAGNLLAQLPAMAGHRWTAILTRDESRRIIATVIDATV